Below is a window of uncultured Cohaesibacter sp. DNA.
AGCAATGGCTCTTTCCATAACGATATGTCCATCCAGAATACCACGAACGGCATCCGCTACGGGCTCATTGTGATTATCACCTTCCACCAAAACAGTAAAAAGTCCGGTAACAGCACCCTCATTTTTTTCTCCCGGCCCTGCTCTTTCAAGCAATTTGGGCAATTCTGCGAAAACTGTGGGGGTATATCCCTTGGAAGTTGGCGGCTCTCCGGCGGCCAGTCCGATCTCTCGCTGGGCCTGTGCAAAGCGTGTGACGGAATCCATCATGCACAGCACCTGCCTGCCTTCCTTGCGGAAAAATTCGGCCAGTGCCAGCGTTAGATAGGCTGCCTGACGCCGCATCAGCGCCATCTCGTCGGAGGTGGCGACCACGACAATAGACCGCTTGAGCCCCTCTTCGCCCAGATCATCCTCGACAAATTCCTGTACTTCGCGCCCACGTTCGCCGATCAGCCCGATGATATTGACCTCGGAACTGGCATTGCGCGCCAGCATCGAGAGCAGCACCGACTTGCCGACGCCCGATCCGGCAAAGATACCCATGCGCTGGCCCTCACAGAGGGTTATGAAGGTATTGAGCGCCCGGACGCCAAGATCCATCGGCCCACCCACGCGGGTGCGCTTGTGGGCCGCAGGAGGCTTGCCACGCAGGGCAACGCTCTCATGCCCCCGCGAAAGCGGACCCTTGCCATCGATCGGCTCGCCAAAGGCATTGATCATCCGCCCCAGCCACTCGTTGGTTGGGCGCACCATCGCCGGTCCATGCAGCTCAGCCCGACATCCGAGTCGAATCCCGTCCAGCTCCGAATAGGGAAGACACAGGGCACGATCCGAGGAAAAACCGACCACCTCGCATTTGATCGGTTCCCGTCCATCCACATGGATATGCAGAATGGACCCCACACTCATTTCAAAAAGTGGCCCCACAATTTCGACAAGATGCCCCTGTATCGAAGCCACTCGACCGAAGGAATGCCTCGGGCTTATATCGTCAATTTTACTGATCAGATCCTGTACCATTGCCAAGCCTTTAATATTTCTTTTCCATGGTAATGATTCGTTTACCCGATTGGTTAATTATTATCTCTAGTGGGTTTGCTAGGGAAAATCTTCCTAGTAGGTCAAAACCGACTTAGTCAGATATGCAGTGTCACTTAATAATTTTTCTTAATGTGAAACTTTGTGTCTGATACTGGGAACAATTTTCCTAGGATTCAATGGGATATCACTTTTCTTTGTGAAGTTCCAACGTGAGGCTTGCGTAGTGGAATCAGTATTTGTTAACCATTATGTATTAGCCTTTAAACCTGGGGTTAAAATTTGGTTCTTGTCGGCTGCGACCCTGCAGATTGCTCCGAGCCCAGAATAGGCAAACAAAGAGGATTGGCATGCGCGTTTTGCTAATTGAGGACGACGGCGCCACAGCACAGAGCATCGAGTTGATGCTCAAGTCTGAAAGCTTCAATGTCTACACCACCGATCTCGGTGAGGAAGGCATTGACCTTGGCAAGCTGTACGACTACGACATAATTCTACTGGACCTTAACCTTCCGGATATGAGCGGGTATGAGGTGCTTCGCACCCTGCGCGTTTCCAAGGTGAAGACTCCGATTCTTATCCTTTCCGGCCTCGCCGGCATTGAGGACAAGGTACGCGGGCTCGGGTTCGGTGCGGATGACTATATGACCAAGCCATTCCACAAGGATGAGCTGGTTGCCCGAATTCACGCGATCGTTCGTCGCTCGAAGGGCCACGCACAGTCAGTCATCACGACTGGCGAACTGACCGTCAACCTCGACACCAAGACTGTCGAAGTGGAAGGCCAGCGCGTACACCTGACAGGCAAAGAATACCAGATGCTTGAGCTTCTGAGCCTGCGCAAGGGAACAACGCTGACCAAGGAGATGTTCC
It encodes the following:
- the fliI gene encoding flagellar protein export ATPase FliI, which gives rise to MVQDLISKIDDISPRHSFGRVASIQGHLVEIVGPLFEMSVGSILHIHVDGREPIKCEVVGFSSDRALCLPYSELDGIRLGCRAELHGPAMVRPTNEWLGRMINAFGEPIDGKGPLSRGHESVALRGKPPAAHKRTRVGGPMDLGVRALNTFITLCEGQRMGIFAGSGVGKSVLLSMLARNASSEVNIIGLIGERGREVQEFVEDDLGEEGLKRSIVVVATSDEMALMRRQAAYLTLALAEFFRKEGRQVLCMMDSVTRFAQAQREIGLAAGEPPTSKGYTPTVFAELPKLLERAGPGEKNEGAVTGLFTVLVEGDNHNEPVADAVRGILDGHIVMERAIAERGRYPAINILKSVSRTLPRAADPAFWPDVLKARQFMATYSDMEELIRLGAYKQGSDPNVDLAIALHEPLEAFLTQNKGEATSIEEGYQTLQSILGKQSVSRNSGL
- a CDS encoding response regulator transcription factor; translated protein: MRVLLIEDDGATAQSIELMLKSESFNVYTTDLGEEGIDLGKLYDYDIILLDLNLPDMSGYEVLRTLRVSKVKTPILILSGLAGIEDKVRGLGFGADDYMTKPFHKDELVARIHAIVRRSKGHAQSVITTGELTVNLDTKTVEVEGQRVHLTGKEYQMLELLSLRKGTTLTKEMFLNHLYGGMDEPELKIIDVFICKLRKKLATATGGQNYIETVWGRGYVLREPDEEGMRESA